One part of the Gammaproteobacteria bacterium genome encodes these proteins:
- a CDS encoding LuxR C-terminal-related transcriptional regulator — translation MSTQLHEHFNDFMLTPTERHFLKLLNEGKTPQDITDLLGLSRLSVDFHFKNIIQKFKTLMVTTE, via the coding sequence ATGTCAACACAACTTCACGAGCATTTCAATGATTTTATGCTGACTCCAACCGAGCGACATTTTTTGAAATTATTGAATGAAGGGAAAACACCGCAGGATATTACAGATCTGCTCGGCCTATCTCGATTATCAGTGGATTTTCATTTTAAAAATATTATTCAAAAATTTAAAACCTTGATGGTAACTACAGAATAG
- a CDS encoding methylated-DNA--[protein]-cysteine S-methyltransferase, with amino-acid sequence MLDCKLTSEFADVMTKILIFSSPKKHQVILNVSCFDTPLGPMLAIADEKELYVLEFFERRGLQREIERLCLKNKCAIVSGKTDPITSIESELTSYFSGKLQIFKTPLRLMGTPFQKKVWTELMTIPYGETRSYLEQAKAIKKETAYRAVANANGANQLAIIIPCHRIINNNGNLGGYGGGIARKQWLLEHEKKNSA; translated from the coding sequence ATGTTGGATTGTAAATTGACCAGTGAATTTGCAGATGTTATGACAAAAATATTAATATTTTCATCTCCAAAGAAACATCAAGTTATTCTGAATGTATCTTGCTTTGATACTCCTTTAGGTCCTATGTTAGCGATTGCTGATGAAAAAGAATTGTACGTTTTAGAATTCTTTGAGAGACGAGGATTGCAGCGTGAAATTGAAAGACTTTGTCTTAAAAATAAATGCGCAATAGTATCTGGAAAAACTGATCCTATTACTTCTATTGAGTCTGAATTAACATCCTATTTTTCTGGAAAGCTACAAATATTTAAAACTCCGCTTCGTTTGATGGGCACACCATTTCAAAAAAAAGTGTGGACTGAATTAATGACCATTCCTTATGGTGAAACGCGTAGCTATCTCGAGCAAGCAAAAGCTATAAAAAAAGAAACTGCTTATAGAGCTGTTGCGAATGCTAATGGAGCTAATCAACTTGCTATTATTATTCCGTGCCATCGAATAATAAATAATAATGGTAATTTAGGTGGTTATGGCGGTGGTATTGCTCGAAAACAATGGCTTCTTGAGCATGAAAAAAAGAATAGTGCATAA
- a CDS encoding type II toxin-antitoxin system HicA family toxin produces the protein MTQSDKLKKRFLSKPKDFSWIELTRLLDILGYEETQAGKTIGSRVRFVHEPHPPISLHKPHPRSTLKEYQLKQIIEALREREQI, from the coding sequence ATGACTCAAAGCGACAAGCTAAAGAAACGTTTCCTATCAAAGCCTAAAGATTTTAGCTGGATAGAATTAACAAGATTGCTGGATATTTTGGGCTATGAAGAAACACAGGCTGGTAAAACCATTGGTTCTAGAGTCAGGTTTGTGCATGAGCCACATCCGCCGATTAGTTTACATAAACCACATCCAAGATCCACGTTAAAAGAATATCAGTTAAAGCAAATTATTGAAGCATTGAGAGAAAGGGAGCAAATATGA
- a CDS encoding type II toxin-antitoxin system HicB family antitoxin has product MKDIMKYKDYYGSVHFDSEALIFYGKLEFIRALVSYEGTNAVGIKKAFEEAVDDYLEMCRKKKIVPEKPFKGSFNVRVGSELHERIALAAQNENVSINNFICRILKQVCDTNHNAAASQET; this is encoded by the coding sequence ATGAAAGACATTATGAAATACAAAGATTATTATGGTTCAGTTCATTTTGATTCTGAAGCTCTAATTTTTTATGGGAAATTGGAATTCATAAGAGCTCTTGTTTCATACGAAGGCACGAATGCAGTTGGCATTAAAAAAGCTTTTGAAGAAGCCGTTGACGATTATTTAGAAATGTGCAGAAAAAAGAAAATTGTCCCTGAAAAACCTTTTAAAGGATCCTTTAATGTTCGAGTGGGCAGTGAATTACATGAGCGCATTGCATTAGCTGCTCAGAATGAAAATGTCAGCATTAATAATTTTATCTGTCGAATATTAAAACAAGTGTGCGATACAAATCATAATGCAGCAGCTTCTCAAGAGACTTGA